DNA from Salinispora arenicola:
CGCGATTGTGCCGAGCCGTCGCACCCGGGACGTGGACGACGTGTCGACAGCCTGGCAGCTCGACGCGTACCCGTTCGACATTCCCTGCGTCGGCCACCCCTCCGACGCGACGATGAGCCCCGCCTCGGCGGTCCGGCTCAGCCAGCTCGGCGGCCTCGGCGTGCTCAACGTGGAGGGTCTGTGGACCCGCTACGAGAACCCGACGAAGGTACTGGAGGAACTGGCCAGCCTGGGCGTGGACGCCTCGGGCCCGTCACCACGTACCCCCCGCGCCGCCGCGGCCCGGCCCCGCCACACCCGGCGGCTCCAGGAGGTGTACGCCGAGCCGATCCGCGCGGACCTGATCGCCGAGCGGGTCCGAGAGCTGCGGGCCGGCGGTGGGACGGTGGCGGTACGTGTCTCACCGCAGCACACCCTGGCGCTCGCCCCGGTGATCCTCGACGCCGGGGTGGACATCCTGGTGATCCAGGGCACCATCGTCTCCGCCGAGCACGTCTCCACCACCGACGAGCCGCTGAACCTCAAGGAGTTCATTGCCGACCTCGACCTACCGGTGGTCGTCGGCGGCTGCACCGACTACAAGACCGCTCTGCACCTGATGCGTACCGGTGCGGCCGGGGTGATCGTCGGTATCGGCGGCGACGACTGGTCGACCACCGAATCGGTGCTGGGGATCCGGGTGCCGATGGCCACCGCGATCGCCGACGCCGCCGCGGCCCGTCGGGACTACCTGGACGAGACCGGCGGCCGGTATGTGCACCTGATCGCCGATGGCGATATCCGGACCTCCGGTGACATCGCCAAGGCGCTCGGCTGCGGCGCCGACGCGGTGATGCTGGGCGAGCCGCTCTCGCTGTGCCCCGAGGCGCCGGCCGGTGGCGCCTGGTGGCACTCGGCCGCCAGCCATCCAGCTCTGCCCCGGGGTGCCTTCGAGGTCGCCGGAGAGCCGTTCGGCTCGATGGAACAGCTGCTGTACGGACCGGCCGACGAGCCGGA
Protein-coding regions in this window:
- a CDS encoding GuaB3 family IMP dehydrogenase-related protein: MRDVVEIGLGKTAQRGYHLDDIAIVPSRRTRDVDDVSTAWQLDAYPFDIPCVGHPSDATMSPASAVRLSQLGGLGVLNVEGLWTRYENPTKVLEELASLGVDASGPSPRTPRAAAARPRHTRRLQEVYAEPIRADLIAERVRELRAGGGTVAVRVSPQHTLALAPVILDAGVDILVIQGTIVSAEHVSTTDEPLNLKEFIADLDLPVVVGGCTDYKTALHLMRTGAAGVIVGIGGDDWSTTESVLGIRVPMATAIADAAAARRDYLDETGGRYVHLIADGDIRTSGDIAKALGCGADAVMLGEPLSLCPEAPAGGAWWHSAASHPALPRGAFEVAGEPFGSMEQLLYGPADEPDGQLNLFGGLRRAMAKCGYRDLKEFQKVGLVLDR